In Manis javanica isolate MJ-LG chromosome X, MJ_LKY, whole genome shotgun sequence, the DNA window TCAAGGCACTGTGAGTAGGCCTGGGGCCTGGTCTTTATGAACAATGCTCTCTTTGAGTTCTCATGTAAACAGAGGCAAATTAGAAAAGCGGAGACCTACTGCTGTTTTGACCATTTGTTTCCTTGGCTATGGCACCCAGAACCCGGCTGCCCTGGTTAGCAGGGACTCAGCTGACAGGTGGCAAAATCAGGAAGCCAGGGAACAGCATTTGGTATCTTGCAAAAGTGTCAAGTCTGACTGTTGTTCTGGGGTGCATGGCACAGCTGTTcatctttcctcctttctctggtAGCCCTTAGCCTGGCTGGAGTGCTGGAGTAGAAGCATCCATTAGCTCAGAAAATGTCTTAAGGCCAATGAAATgtcctcttaaaaattatttccagatGAATGGGAAatctgtgtgtgtgagcaggtccaaattttaaaatggagCAATACCCACCAAGATTTCACTGTTAGGAAGTGGCAACAAGTCAACTCTTAGAGATAGGTGTGTGGTGAGCTTGAAACTCAAACCAAGTATAACAGCCTCAGCCCCACCCTAGGCTGCTGACTCAGGACCAAGAGGAAGAGGGAGCTGCCAGACTTCACCATTTCTGTAAACAGTTCTTGAAAGAGAAACCACACACCTGTCTTTCTGCCAGCCACCAGCTCCTCTTCACAGCTGACAGTGCAGCTATTGTCTTTTCTCCAACCCCCAAGGGCAGGGCTCCGTAAGTTGATTTCCATTGGACCCCCAAGAGGTGTGTGGAGAAAATTTAGGGGGTCTCTGAACTTAGATGGGAAAATCATTTGATCTTTTTTCCACTAATCTCTAACagaaatttagcatttccttGAAGTAGGAATGTAGGCAACAAGCCATAATAGTATTAGCAGTATCTGTGACTTTATCCCCAATAGAAATCACAAATGTTTTCATATCACATTATAGTTGTATCtcaaaaaagttgcttatgttcaCCATCACTTTAAAACTCTTATCTATAGATTTGCCATTAAACCTTATGAGTTAATGCATTATGTAAGTAATCATATAACTAGAtcacaatttctttaaaatattttataactactTCAGTATGATTGGTTTCCTTTgcaattttgtgtattttcttttatggacctgaaaacattattctgagaagGGGTCCAGAGGTTTCAACAAACTGCTAGAGGAATCTGTGAGCTAAAAGAAATTAAGGGccctgtccttgatcttggcACACTCCTGTTCCACTGGACTCATTTGTGATCCACAGAACATTCCCTATTTTACTGGAGAGTTCAAAAGCACTTGCATGCTAGTCGCTAGTCCCATGGCACTGGCCAAGTTAAACTTTCCATGCCAATGGGGAATAATAACACTACGTAGTTTATAGGCTTGTTATAATGGATGACTCAATGAGTTAATATCTGTAAAGCACTTAGTGCCCAACAAACAGTAAGAGCTAGTAAGTATAagctatttttattgttgttattgtttcaCATCAATTATCTCACTAATATATACTATTATTGTCTctatttttagaaaaaggaaacGGGGACTTAGGGaggtaaaaatgaacacaaaaaggGACACAacaaggaagtggcagagctagggTTCAAAGCCAGGTCTATGTGACTGTCAATCCCAGTGGAAATCACTCTTCACCACACCACTGGGAGCGAGTGATGCTCCCAAAGAGATGGAGACCACCAGCAAAGTGCTCATTTGGGAATGAACAACCAGTTCTACAAGCTCCTGCTTTCTCTTCACCAACTTGCTCCTACTGCCTATGCCTCCAACTTGATGTGTAGGGAGTTGCTCCCAGCTCCACTTCCATTCCCTTCAGCCTTCAGTCAGATCTTAGGAGGCCAGTGCTCCTCCCAAAGGCCACTACTGCCAAAGAAGCCCCACCTGCAAAGGGGCTAAGTGCATGTTCTCACACTGAACAGCAGCCTTGCAGCAACAAACTCATTTGGAGTCATGAACCAGCCTCTGCTCCCAGGTAGAAGTCAAGCCTCACAGAGCAGTGGGGTCAGAGGAAGGAGAGCCACTGAAGGGAGGGTTTTTGTAAAGGAGCAATAGGACCAGACTGGTGTGTTCAAAGGACCACGGCTGCCCCCATCCTGCAAGCTTGCAGAAGGTGGCTTGATGAGAAGTAGTAGAGGCTAAAGGCTGTCTAGACCAGGAGAGAGGCTCCTTTAGTAGTTCAGGTGAGAGATGAGAAGAGCCTGGAACTGATGGATATTTTCTCTTGCTCATATCTCCATCATAAGTGGTGAGGAAGAGGTAGGACTGCAATTGCAGGGGACACTTGCCCTCCATAAGTTTGGTTGTATATGGGTCCTAGGTGGCAAGGCTTCCTTGGGCCGCAGGACAATTACCATGAATTCACACACTAACACCTTCCATCTTAGCCTCTTTCTCATAGTAACAGCCCACAGCAAGAGCACAATAAAAAGCCAGGGCTCCTACTTTCTGGTATTCCTACCCCAGGAGAGTTGCTGAGGTGAGAGGCCCCAGCTCTATCTGTATGTGTGGCaggcaggaaggggagaggggacgCCAGGAGCAGGTCAGAGCCTGCCCTCTGTCAAAGGAAATATCCACCCTCCTAAGCCTTTCATAGACTGGTTTCCTCCAAGTAAGTCCCACCGTTACCAGGGCAACCAAGAACCCTAggctttgtgtttgtgtgtctgttgaATCCCTGGAGGGAATTGGCCTGCAGAGTTTTCCTAGTCTGGGCAGGATGCAGGAAGTGCTAGCTGGAGGTGGAGCCCCCGCCCCATCAATTTGGGGATAGCCTTTTGCCTTGTTAATGCCTGTCATTACCCCTGATTGGGGCCAAGGCCCCACTTGAGTCAGTTCAGGCAGTCAAGGGTAAAAGCTGAGGCTGCAATGGACCTGGTTTCTCAAAGCCAGACTTCTCCCCCATCCTATGGCACCTGCCTCTCAGGAGGGATAGTCCTCCAAGCTTCATGCATTCTGAGCAAGTGTCCAGGAGGAGGGTGCTCTCACCAGACCATGGAACCTGCTGGGGGATCACTGCACAGATATTTCTTGATCACTTACAATGGTGCTGTTCTGGGATCTCCAGTCTGATTCCTGCTCCAGGGAGCTCTATGGGAAAGGCTTTGAACCAAACTGGCTGTTTAAATGTCACTTGGGCTAGTTAGTCTCCAAGGCTATTTTCAGCactgagctgggctgggctgggcattACAATTGCCTAGGAAGctaatttttagaaatagaaatttctgGAGATGCTGATTCCATCAGTGTGGGTGTGAATGGAGGGTGGAGGTGAAGAGCTCTGGATGTCAAACTGCTGGAGTTCACAAACTCCACAAATGGAGCAAGTGACCTTGAGCTGCTAGTTTCCACACAGATTGACTAAGGGGAATAGTGGGGCCCACATCACAGGCAAAATTTTCTCTGCCTTCATCCCTCAGGAACAGGGTTTATATGATTCTCACCATACTTCTCACCCTTTTACTGCCCCCACtcgttcctttcttcttccttccttgtaTTGTATTCCAAATATTGTATTACAATATTTCCTTGCCTCCGGAATGTGCAGGGCTTCTGAGAGGTGTAATCTGGTCACCTGCCATTGGGCAGCCAGGACCCCATCCCGCTCTGTCGCAGCAGCCCAGGAAGGCATTAGCATCTATGGCAGCCACTGCAGTCTGCTGATTCATCCTGACCCCTCATCAAATCAGTTCTCAGATGGTTTTTTCGCAGATTTCTTCAGAGCCACATCTCCCCCTACTCAGGCTTCTGCAGTTGGTTTTCTGAAACTGATTTCACAATCACACGTGTAAAACCTAGTAAAGGCCATTTGAGCACATCCTTCCAGGTTGGGGAGATTTGGGGGCTCCCGATTCCATTTTGGAGGAGGTCCTCAAGTCCCCCAAGCTTCATGCCAACTGCAGATGCCCTTAGCAGGGTGCCTTTAGGTTTCCATCCAGCTGCCCATCTATTCATTCCCTTCTTCATTTAGATACCAAAACTAGGGTTGAGATCCTGCTGTGCACCCAGACGTGTGCTGGGCCTCAGGGACTTCACAGTGACTAGAGGGATGAGGAAGCTGTGGAAAGAGCAGGAATGAGACTCACACAAGGTCCCAAATTGAGTCAATAGCAGGGCTGGACTGGATGGAATCCAGGGCTCTCTTCCCTATACTTACAGGGCTTTTGGCTACAGGGTTGGAGAAAAGCTCACCCTTTGCTTCTTACTTTCTCCCACCTGCTCTGATAGGCCATGACACAGTCTGGGCTCACCTATTCCCACCTGTGATGGCATGAGAAACTCCAGGGGTGCTGGAGACCTtctctgagcccctgaagcaaaaCAGGAGCCCAAGTGCTCATGAATGCAGCATACAGCCCCTCAGCCCTGTCCCTCCCCAGAAGGGGCAGTCAGCCACATACTCATACATACTCATTGCCATAACCTCAGCAGTGCCACCAGCCTGCCTTGTTCTGCAGGCCCTTCCCTGCAGGGCAGACTTGCCCCCTGGCTAGTTCTCCCAGACCACCCCAGGGATGGTGTACCTGATGCACACCTGGTTGCTTTGGCGATGACCCCAAATCCAGGCAGGCTGAGGCTTGAGCTCACTGGGGGGCTTTTCTGGAAAGCAGCATGGTGTAGTAGAGCTAAGAGAGTTTGGATTTGGGAGTCACCAAGACCTGAGTCCCCAATGGAGCCTAATATCACTGATTTAGGTCTTCCTGCCTTACTGAGCTGTTATGGGAATAAAATGAGATGCTGTTGgtgaaagtgcctggcacatggtcagAAGCACActgctttccttcctctccctccattCCCCTGAAAGGGACAAAGCAAGTGTGCCTCTGAAACCAGGCTTTGTTCTCATAGCACTCTTGGAAGCGAGCAGAGGGTGGAGGGCAGTGTGGGCAGGACAAAGCAGACTTAGGAGACAGATGGGGTCCAGACACTAGGGGCAGAGAGGGGCAAAGTGTCCCTGGAGCTGACTACAAGGCAGCCATGGGGCTGTGGAAGAGCCACTTATCTGTAAGCTGTGGGCCAGtgacttctgagcctcagtttcctcatctgtaagatgagggTAAGATGAAATGGGAGAATGGCTATCAAGTGCCTAGCACAGCACACTCAATACGTGTTCCCACCCATAGTCCCAGGAAAAAGGTTTCCAGTTCACGGGTGGGGAATTTGAGCAAATCCCAGAATGGGATTCAGTTTTTTCTGACCCCGCAGTTTTCAAGGAGCAATGAAATCGTGCTGGGAGGGTCTCTGTGTGGACTGCCCTGGGGATGTCAAAAAATCTTCACCAGGCAGCTCACTAGGGTCCCATTGCACCACCTAGTGTCAACAAGTAGAAGGGCCCTCTAGCACTCTAGGGTCCCATTGCACCACCTAGTGTCAACAAGGACTTCCCTGtcgcgggtgtgtgtgtgtgtgtgtgcgcgcgtgcgtgcgtgcgtgtgttaAATGGAGAATAAATGCTGTCTTTCAAGATGCGTAGTCCCTCCACTTCCCTCTCAGCATTTTCTGCCATCCACAAATTTGGAGGACCCTACGTGGCTCCCCCTTAAGCCCCAGAATTGCAAAGCTTCAGGATAGGGCTGACTCAGGCAAGGTGCCTGGAAAATAACTGATGCCTACTGTTACCCATCTATGCTTGCTCAATAACCCAGACAGACACAGGCTTTACACaccctttatatttttattgaggaGAAAGCTTTAGCATACACAACAATTTCTTATCTTCACAACACAGTAAGGCAACAATATCACAATAACAATGACACATTTAATTCAAATGGGTTTCCTCCCGAGTCTCTGGGAATCCTTGGGCTGCCTTCAAACCCCTGCATGCATttcttcccccatcccccacccctcttTCAACCCAAGCAGGCACCCAAAGCCCATAGTTCCTCTTACAGCTCTCGTGGCTGTTACATCATAACAAATATTAAAGATCTGGGAAAGTGGGGAAGAGGGTCAAAAGGAAGCCCAAGCCCCCTTGCCACCATAGGGCCAGAAAACAGCTCACTGCTTATCTACTCTTTCCCCAGCTGAGGCTACAAGGGCTCAGGGTGAGAAGCACCATGGGAATGGGCAGCTGTCCTGCTGAGGGGTccctggaggtgggggtgcaAGGCACCTGTCCTTTGCACTTCTCTGGCAGGGACATGGGCAGCAGGGCCAGCATGTTGAACATCAGCAAACAGGGTCCACAGCCTTGAACAGTAGTTCCCCTTCTGGAACTCTCTCCTGAGGATAtagcttaaaaacaaacaaaattttctttaCAGGGTTGTTCACGCCTGACCTGGCAGGGATGGGGAAAACTAGGCAATTGCAATGTCCAGCAAATTAGAAGAACGCTTCAGTAACTTATTTAGTTACGCACGACTGCATAGGTGGCAGCCATTTTAAATGGTGCTGATCAAGAGTTCACAGGATGATCTCAGCTTTGAAAAGACGCCACAAGGAAACACTATGAAAAAAAGGCAGCAAAGTGTTAACAGTTCTTGCATCTGTGTCAGGGGATTCTgaatgtttgggttttttttgtcttcatattttctctcttttccaagttttctatAAAGTTATGTATTACTTTTCTCTGTGGAAGGTGGGGGCTTGCTTTTTAAAAGGTAGCAACAGGTTACAGGTACCCAGCCCCAGTGACCCCCAGGCTGAGCAATGTGTGATAAAGAAAAGGGTCTCTTACCTCCCAGTGATGAATAAAGACCTCACGAGAAACCAGCCAGGGGACTGGGTGTCTCTGTGactcctcttcctccagctccttcctcttACCTCCAGGCTCAAAATCCTAAGGCTGGGCTGAGGTTATCTGTCAGACTCAGTGAGGAACAGAGGTTGAATTtactgttttcttccctctggccACAGACACTTTGGCTGCACCTGCCCAGCCACCAGGCACTGTGCGGGAAGCTCAGTGTCAAGGGCAGCTCAGGCCAGCAGTGGATTTGGCTGGCTTTCTGTGGCCAGGATGACATAGTACGTATTTCACTGCAGAAGCAGTGTTGTCTGGACCCAAGGCAAGCAGCGGGACTCTTTATAAGGTACTAGATACCCCGAGTCCCAGGAGTCCTAGGAGGCAATCACCCTCTCAAGCCTCACCATCTAACCAAGGCCCAGCACCAGGCCATGGCTTGGCCCCCATGTGAGAGACATGAGGACATcttggctgcaaggctgcagtggGTACAGTCTCTGTAGAGAGaaccttcctccctcctctcagAACTAGGGAATCCTTTAAATGAAAGTTAAAGAACAGGCCTTGGGCCCTTCTTTCTTTGGCAGTCTGGGAAAGCAAAGCCAATTAGGCTTCTGGAACCCATGGATGGCGAGTCTCCTGCAAAGACCTTTGGCTGAGGGCTGCAGTCTAAGGCCTGGCATGGGGAGGAGAACACCGTCCCTCAGGAGGAGTCATTCCGTATAATGTCAAACTGAATTCTTGCTgctgcttcttcctcctcctcctcccccacccaacTGTCTACCCTTTAGGCAACATCTAGGAAAGCGGTAGAGCCTGTGACATTGGGCTCCGTCCATTGGCGATGCCCCAGGAGGCAGTGTGGTCAGAGAGGGCCCCAGATTTGGCAAGCTGGTCCAAGGTCCCCGATACAGAAGTCTGTGGGAAGGTGGAACCACCTTGCCCAGTCAAGGACAAATCTCAGCCAAGCTGTCAATTTGAAATGTGGCTTTCTACATACTCACTGGACTAGATGTAGGAGCCTCTTCCGGGCCCTTCTGCTGGAGGTGTAGCTTGAAGCAAGTACAGGCTTCTAGGCACATTTCTTGATACCATTTTGTTCTCTGTGTAAGGGGCTTCGGTGGCTTTAGGAGTTTGGTGTGGCCTGCCCTTTCATTCACTGGGGCAGCTCAGAGAGGCATTGGGTAAAGTCCTGGTGAGCCAGTCAGAGGACACAACCATAGAACACAGGGCTAATAAACGCAGAAGTGAGGATTAGGAACAACTAGAGGGGTTACAAAAGGGTGACCAGTTCATTAACAGGAACAGGCCCAGAAATCTGCTCTCCAGTGTGTGGCAAGCCTGAGCAGAGTGTATGCCAACAGGGCAGCTTTTGTTGATCGCTTTCCTTTCCCAGGCGGCCTTGGTCGGGCACATGTCACTCTCTGGTCGTGGTTGCAAGATGTTCTGAGGTTCTACAGGTCTTCTTCAGGTTCTGCAGGTCTGGCACTCCCCTAAGGACTGGTCAGCAAACGGGGCAGGTGTGGCAGCAATAGCAGGGGCAGGGGATGCAGTGGAAGGGTGTGTTCTGGGTGGCCATCTCACTCCAGTGCTCACACACGAATTCGGCCGCGTGCAGCCCGGTGGCCCCCCTGTCTGGGAGTGAGGCAGAAGAGCACCGGGGGCCGTCTTCGAATTTGCCGTTGCCCCAGGCGACCTGCGCGGCGTATCAGCGGTGGCGAACTGTAGAATGGTGAATTGGTACCTGGAAGGCCCTCCAGAAGTGGGACTTGGTTCTGGTTCCTCCGTCTGCTGGGCTGTATTATGGGAGGAGATATATCTAGGAAATTTTCATGATAGTAGCCAGTAGTCTGGGATGAAGCATGGGCAACGGTGGGCTCCATCTCCATGATCTCATCTAGATTGTCATCTTGGGTCTCATCCTCTGACTCTTGCTCCTGCTCTGGCTCCGGCTCTGGCTCCTGCTCTGGTTCCTGGGCCCCATCctcctcttcatcttcttcctcatccttgttctcctcttcctcttcatttttcttcctcatctcctcttcctcctcttcatcctcctcgtcattgtccttctgtttcatcttctgctttttcctcatctcttcctccctcttcttcctcctctcatcctcctccttctcctctcgCTGAACAGCTCTCACACGCCTCCGCTGGTCCTTGTCATAAAGCCGGACCCTGcgtgcctcttcatcttccccACTTAAGTACTCATCATCTTCATCACTGTCAATGATGTTAGGGTCCGCCGCAAAAGGGAAAAAGACATTGCGAACCCCAGGGAGCGGCATCGGCTTGGGTACGCGCACTTTTCTTTCTATCTCCACACATTCAAGAATCAGCTCATCCAGGTCGGCCATTTCAGTTGACCATAAGAGCTCCTTGTGGAAGAATTCTGACAGGCCTTTAAGGAATTGGTTTTGAAGGCGGCAGTCATCCCAAGACAAGAATTGGGCCAGGAACTGAAAAGCATCTGCATAGCTGCCAAGGGTACAGTCTCCCTGCTTGAGCTTGCGGATGGCCCTTCTGGCCACACTTCTGGGAATGGGGCCTCGGAATTTCTTCCGGATTTCATCCAGGAAGCGTGGGAAGTTGGCATGCAGGGGGCTTCCTTCCCGGGTGACCGAGACCGCCCAGTCCTTGGCCACACCAGTGAAAAAGGTGATCAGAAAGGCCACCCGATCAGCGCCCCCGGGAAAATGATCCTCGTGGTCAGCTATGAAGGTCTCTAGCTGCATCAGGAATTCGGCCAGGTACACTGGGTCGCCGGTAAAGGGCCCTATGGCAGGCCGCTCCAGGGGCGGCAGAGGCGGCTGCTGGGGCAGC includes these proteins:
- the RTL5 gene encoding retrotransposon Gag-like protein 5, translating into MSEAAGNLNSLRMANVALREELNALRGENANLGLQLGRALAEVNSLRGNVSSYIRWPVPVVPVLAEENFEFPLNEIDAVPEGDLPLLCWPPPRAEPEYAPDELLISVIQDCGTSDGSADPPPLPMPPAPALPSTASKELPQQPPLPPLERPAIGPFTGDPVYLAEFLMQLETFIADHEDHFPGGADRVAFLITFFTGVAKDWAVSVTREGSPLHANFPRFLDEIRKKFRGPIPRSVARRAIRKLKQGDCTLGSYADAFQFLAQFLSWDDCRLQNQFLKGLSEFFHKELLWSTEMADLDELILECVEIERKVRVPKPMPLPGVRNVFFPFAADPNIIDSDEDDEYLSGEDEEARRVRLYDKDQRRRVRAVQREEKEEDERRKKREEEMRKKQKMKQKDNDEEDEEEEEEMRKKNEEEEENKDEEEDEEEDGAQEPEQEPEPEPEQEQESEDETQDDNLDEIMEMEPTVAHASSQTTGYYHENFLDISPPIIQPSRRRNQNQVPLLEGLPGTNSPFYSSPPLIRRAGRLGQRQIRRRPPVLFCLTPRQGGHRAARGRIRV